The genomic interval CGGCGCGGCGCCCGGCGCGGCGCCGGCCGACAGCGACGTGCTGCGGGACCTGAACCTCGACCAGGTCTTCACGGCGGCGGCGGCCGAGTCCGAAGATCACGACGTTGCCGCGTACTTCGGCGCTCCGGTGGTGGACCTCGACGCCGTCACCTACCGGCAGGAGGTGCTGCGCGACCTCGAGGAACCGGCGGCCATGGAGGCGGTCGACGGCTTCGCCGAAGGCATGCACCGCATGCGGGCCCTCAGGGACCTGGCAGCGAAACTCGAGTGTCCGCCGGAGCAGGAGCGCCGTCTGCTCGGCGCCGCGCACGCATACTGCGAGGCCGTGCGCGGCCTCGCGGGCGGACTCGCGAACCTCGAACTGCGCTCGCGTGGCATGCTGGCGCTGCGGGCATTCCTCGTGGAGTACCTGAGTAGCCCGGCGTTCCGCGACCTCGCGTCCGAGCTGGGCGCTGTCCTGGCCGCCCTGGACACAGTCCGCTACAGCGTCATGATCGACGGCCTCACCGTCGCGGTTCGCCCTTACGCCGGCGAGCCGGACTACAGCGCTGAGGTCGAGGCGACCTTCGCGAAGTTCCGGCGAGCCCCCGCCCGGGACTACCGGGTCAAGCTCGTGGACGCCGGCCGCCTGAACCACGTGGAGACGCAGATCCTCGAGCGCGTGGTCCGCCTCAACCCGGAGCCCTTCTCAGCGCTCACGGCCTTCTGCGCGGCGCATGAGGCCTACCTCGACGAACGTGTGGTCCGGTTCGACCGGGAAGTGCAGTTCTACGTCGCCTACCTCCGCGTCATCGCTCCTCTCCGGGCGGCCGGATTGCCCTTCTGCTATCCCCTGGTGTCTCCGGGCCCGCGGGCGACCGCAGTACGCGACGCCTTCGACCTCGCGCTCGCCGTCGCCCTCTTGGCCCGGAACGAGACGCCGGTACGCAACGACCTGACCCTGGGCACCGGCGAACGAATCGTGGTCGTGACCGGTCCAAACCACGGAGGGAAGACCACGTTCGCCCGGATGAT from Actinomycetes bacterium carries:
- a CDS encoding DNA mismatch repair protein MutS; its protein translation is MLRDLEEPAAMEAVDGFAEGMHRMRALRDLAAKLECPPEQERRLLGAAHAYCEAVRGLAGGLANLELRSRGMLALRAFLVEYLSSPAFRDLASELGAVLAALDTVRYSVMIDGLTVAVRPYAGEPDYSAEVEATFAKFRRAPARDYRVKLVDAGRLNHVETQILERVVRLNPEPFSALTAFCAAHEAYLDERVVRFDREVQFYVAYLRVIAPLRAAGLPFCYPLVSPGPRATAVRDAFDLALAVALLARNETPVRNDLTLGTGERIVVVTGPNHGGKTTFARMIGQLHYLAGLGLSVPGTEARLGLVDRVFVHFERVEDIRNLRGKLYDDLVRIRRILDTATEDSLVILNEVFASTTVADAIELSRKVLARISRRGCLAFCVTFLDELASFDEKTVSVVGSVDTADPSRRTFKFERRPADGLAYALAIAEKYRVTQDWLLRRIRP